In Metopolophium dirhodum isolate CAU chromosome 9, ASM1992520v1, whole genome shotgun sequence, the genomic window CTAGAGAAGATATCGTCTCTACATCGTGGTTACAACTCTAAAAGATACCaacgattaataaataattaatattgtgtagcaatattaaaatgtgCGGAAATCAATTTTGATATTGGCATGTGGgtggatataaatataatttcatataggtaggtacataaactacctacctacttatggTTAAAATAACCTATGCAAAATTCAAATGACCGCAATAATgtgaatgtttattaaaattgatttttattcatATGAGTATGATGTGTATGGTAATGCacaaggtacataatattttatacctagtacctatacttatagctattaggtaggtaaacgACTTTTTGAAACCTATCTAAATGTATACGGATActggtattaattatttcaaaggAAAGAAGGtgtaggtaacctaacctaaatcaTTGACTTACATCTTTAAAACTTGaccaaataatactaaaataggtacttacttataggtaggtataatatattattttgacattaATTGAACAGTAGTTTACAGTTATAAAGGCACTATGGGTATACAAAcaaaagtaggtaataataatcattttaaaaacaatttagaagAAATATTGGACGGTGCGTGagtgaaaaattgtaaaaaaaataggtaggtaggtagtaggtaccaaaTTCAAAAATGACTATAGGTACCAATTTTTTAGGAAACGAAAGAGGTTCTATCAGATCTCATTTCCGTGTGGTCGCTTAAAAGATTTTTCATTCGTCACATCAACCTAATTTAACATAAGAAATTatagaacaatataattatattgttttataatatttgataataaataataatacaatattacgaaTAACATTGATTTctataagtaacaataataatcgaaTAGGTCATTTCCAAAATTGACTAATCTTTTTTCACACACcgtccaattattttaataacttacctaatgtatattatagatacctacagaTTATACACCATtacagattatataatatggtcacatattaatatggtaTGCACCTAATGTGGATTGTTACAGATGTTACggaataggtaaatatatgtaatatggaTAAATGTAAAACacgaacctatattatattataataacactattAGCACAGCTGTTGTTTTACATGCCTATTTTGattgttaaaaaattgttagtttaaaaaataatagataaaaaaattgtattattttaattttttagagaTTATAGGCATGTGCAATTAGTTTAAAGTACGAAGTCTTGtgttaaaaaacatatatataccttaatacctatataacagtTGTGTACTTGTGTGCCAAGAAGAATAATGCGAACCGCATTGcgactgcataatatatattgaagcAATGAAGCGGTGTaaggtgtacctacctaacagTTAATAATATGGTTAACTATATGGTTAGGTACCTACGCAAGTTATGGCAATcgatacgattatattattattatatagcatgATCACAAGTGAGAGAATCATATACCTATCGAAGTATCGGCCAGAAGCTCAAAACTGAGcgcaaaaacataatataataatgcgtatTTGGTTTCGTCGAGATTGTTCGTGACTTTGTTGAACTTTCATCGTTGTACTTGTTTGTTTTGCTCCATATTCGTgtattcaaaactattatacaggtacgtcttggtatattttaaatcgCCGTTTGTTCCGATCGAGGCCACCACGTCGTCCGTCACGCGACGTCATCATTATTAATTGGTTACGGAAATACGAAGAGTTCAACGGCGTCCAAAGCGAAAACCTTCCACTTGCAGAGGTCATGTCGCCGCCACGCCTCTCGTCTTTTGTCTACTAGATACGAATTATTCctgatagatataatattataatatagtaacaattAACCACCTACCCGTTTACCTATACTATCGCGCTGGTTTAAAACTGTGAGCATGACATAACTTTGAACTTATATCATAGTGATGATATGGCGAAAGAGTCTGCTAGAGGTACCAATATTTGGGCTGCTTGTACAAAAATGAGAAGTGGCGTAATAGATAAGAGTTAGGTTTGGTTGATTGGTTGGGTCAAAGGGCATAGCTATCATTCGCCCTACCGAAAAACAATCGAGTTTTTAGAGTAAAACGACTGAAACGTATGTTTAAGTACTGATGTAAAATTTATGTAACGGTATCCTCTAATGTTGGTAGTTAATTTAGTTTCgttgaaaaaaagtaaattattactaatttattataatatattcaacataAATGCTAGTCATATTGAGCCAATTGTGATGTGATCTTCGATCCATCGAAGTGGGTTTATACTTTAGGGTGGTTGGTAATTGGGCCACATTTTATccatcgtataaaatatttcatttgtttacattttactacCCGGAGATTGGGCCACAAATgtataacacaaaaatatacgaatattataatataacatttattaactattttttttctaattcataaaaatacgaTATAcagatttgtatataatttttcttttatttaattaaaatttcgtTTCCTGGGTTTAAATGTTCCTGCacttctaattttaatataaacttctGATTGAACTCCCAATaaaacattaacaaattatgaatattaggaTGTAACATAAGTATAGAAGTTGTTTTTGAAATGCGAATGAAAAGACTCGACGGCGTTTGCAGCGATGTTTTATATTCTTTGTAAATTACGCTTTTGGATATTTTTATCCATTTCATCATATTTGATGGTAGCCCCTTCTAAAATAGGACCTTGCAAAGGCGCAACTAGGGTAAAAGTTCTGGGGGgctaacaaaacaatttatttaaaataacccatcaTAGatggcttatatctaaatcgaTAAgccccccctagttgcgccaatgcttctaatttcatattatttaatattggataatttattacctacctttTGTTAGGTACGCGGTCGCTTCGAGTAAAGTTTCGTTTGCACTGCAGTGTTAGGTATTGTAactatgtaggtattttattaaaatttaatagtggCTCAATCACCGAGTCTAGCAAGctgttataaatgtaaatctGTATGGCCCAATTACCGTACACCTTTTTAAAAAAGGTTAATTGTGGCCCAATTTCCGCTCACCCGCATATAAGTATAAAGATACTTACCTCATTTCCTAGTTGGCCATAATCCGAAGTCTGCACGAAGTTTGGTGAAATATAAaaggtgtatcttatgtcattgtacgcgggttttttttaacaattatggaaCGATAGTATGAAATTTCGTTAAGACGAAAAAAGACGTAGGCacctatttcttttttttaacaggcaattttttttatataaatttcaacATGTTTAAACATGCAGGTGTATCAataatagcaaaatcaactttattttttcaaatggtaaccactatatttttaatggattctggtaaagcttatttttctgaacattttgatagtcaaatcatcaattttggtttgctagtttattaactaggGTCCTCTAAagattagtaaaatatgcattaatatacttttaaatagttttaattgaaataattggtataggtttaatttacaagagctaaataattttttcttataaccaCCTTTTGATACACTTAAATAGTTGAATCGGTAatctaatattctaatgacacactcaaaaaaaaaaaaaaataacataaacaaaattgttggcaaacatagttcattatttttattttaacatacgatcataaaaatcagtattattattataattgtaattaattactttacatttttatcatcacagttacttttcttagaatatcataaatttggattctttattaaGTGGCTAagataataatggtaaattggTTCAAACCTATGGTTTAAATTTCATGTTTTACCACTACAAAAAGAGTAGGTACCACAAAACATTGcactttttttattacacaatttttttaacccccatacatatataggtacctaagacGTATTATAGTGTCAACAATCGAATACCATTTACCTATTGACCATTTGAAActaaccatttgaaaaaataaagttgattttgctattggtacacctgcgtgtttaaaaattttgaaattgttataaaaaaactgcctgttaaaaataaagaaacacgtcttttttcgttttaacgacaTTCCATATTATCgttccataatcgttaaaaaaaacccgcgtacaatgacataaaatacaccctgtatatataacATGAGGTAGGTAGATATCCAAAGGCGTAATCTGGGGGGGAATGCCCCTCAGATTTTTAACTGAGTGGGCAATAGTGTAATTTGaccttatacatttatagttttacCACGGTTTCCCTCCCCCCAAGAATTTACCCCAGATTACGCCTATatattctataggtacctaatttattattatgtataaatcacCAGGTACTCATGGACTTAGGtgatttgaaaacaataaacgaaaatataatattggtaggtaggtaatatctacacctaaatagtatataaaatgtcaatagTAGCCAATAGGTACCattactaggtaggtaggtatacattatatttgcaTGCAAAGGTACCcgatagaaaaaatgattttaatataaacacgtAGGCCACACCCATATTATACCTGGGTTTCTCTGCAGTGATAAAATATGACTTAACAGTTTACAGTTGTTATACCTAACCTGCcaacttaaatacttaatactcATTAGTATATTATGCTACTCATACCTATgcattataatacttacatgtataaaatataaattcgctCATTCATTGGTACCTACGTCATATAAAACACAccaatgtacatatatattatttacatattatattgtttacagtgtttggaaagaacgtCGTTCACGAACGCACGTTCACGCGGTCATATATAGTGAACGATACGTGAACGTCGCTCGTTTTTTGCAAatagaacgtgaacgtgaaccacgtttatatttttaatgaatttgatcgatttttaagacgttcaatttatttaccatttaataaatactatatgtataaaatatattaattaattatattataataataatattttcctttttcccattaaaattcctataatatttgtccgattgcaaaatatataaattaaatacgtgCAATTCCAGTGTCCCCGGCTAgacatacaacaacaataatgttaTGATTTCCACGAATTTGTAATAAACCTAATcggtttattttaataagtaggtaccctAGTATTCGCTTAATTTTATCACTAGGAAATCCTTATGAAAATGTAactcaaatatgaaataacgtgtcagatattaaaaattaattcagataggtactttataaattgtataatatgctctaaagtctaaattgtatttttattttttggttgagTCGTATATGTAGTTtaagggtttttaatttttatattgactgcAGGCTAacgattcataaaaaaaaattaaatgaacgacCCAATAAACGcgttcgtttgaaaaaaaacacgaacgtgaacgagttaatttttttagtgaacgttccgaacactgatttttttaccataattGTGATTAACACTTAACGCAGACTTAATCTCGGTGGGTGTCTAGTGCTTACAATATTTGTGGGCCCTCTTAACAAGACATGTACTTACATATTAATCAATGGTATATAATTACTAGTGCCAAGTTATATGTTTCCTTGGATCTAACATCTAAGATGATTgcaatatctatttattatttgtgattttGCAGTAAACATTATTTAGctgttaaaatatcataataagttATTCcatgcaaatttaaaatattttacgttctataattttttttatctcgaaacatgatttttttttaacacatattttagaagaattatattttattctactaAAATCAGTTAAAATACGGACTCAAATTTTAGGAGCCCAATGACAAAGTTTTGGGAGTGCCCAAGCACCTCGTGTTTTTAACGTACAAATAATgtctatttaaattgtttttcagtAGACGTAAATCTTCCTGAAACAATAGACTTCAAATTGTgagagaacattttttttctagtttcGGGCAGTTGTTGGgttttgaaatatatagtataattttaaaattataaatttaatttaatttttgttctgGCGCGTCACTTAATGAAATCTGTGAGTGGACAGGGATGTAGCTTCCAATAGACTTCCGCACAGCAAATCCTCATTgccatttgttttatattttttaaatcaaacgcGTTAGCAAAATATAAGACTCGCATCCATCAGaactatatgataataataatttatatacctacttaatataatattagcaatatataggtatgcacctaatGCAGTAATACATAAAGCTACTATGTTACATTGGAGGAAATCGGTGGGAGGGGCAAAGCCGCATCCTTTTTTAGCTTGGTAGGAtcgaagcccccccccccccgccgctcacattgatgttaatattgttaGCCCCCATGACATTTTAATGGATCTCCGCCTATATGAGCCTATGTACGACTGTACTCATAGCCACGCGTAGATTAGGtcgctataattttttttatggaattttaatatttatgctaGGTACCAGTATATCTCTCCACGACTCCACTAGTGTCTAATTAGTCGAATGCTTATAATTACGTATGTAAATGACACAAACATATTTGTATGTTGTATGAAAGCGGAAAACGTCCTAACTTCTCATGCTCAACTCAATGGTGTATAGTAAGGAATAATAAAACAGTTACTACAGTAACACCTACCTAATACACGTCATAATCGTTGACTCCTAAAACCGCACACTTATGATTTTGACTCCAATAAGGTCTttacaatagtattttataatgtatgtgtacaatattatttaaacaagtgctcctaaaaataaatatagtttaattcaaaatcaaaaatattactattatgtatttactaacttgtttttgtttttcaattggacggataatattttacactccATTATGGGACTTACGCTTTAACCACTATTTGGAAAAACAAGACCGGTTAATAACGAGTGGCTAAATAGGTGACTAAAGAATTAAGACTTAAAACGTGTTAGcatgattattatatagtatcttattagttatttagcACACAAAATAGTGGGCGATTTTAACCCACTATACCAATCTTAGAGTATGAATTTAGTAATGAAATTTCCTCGTCTCCGGATTGCATAGTTTATCTAAGTCCGTTTTTCACCTTGAAGCCGCGATGTTTCTAAAATATCGTATCATCTTCGTACCAAAATGTTTCGATTTTATTCCGATGCACGAAAacaattaagtatatattacttattactaaacACCAAATAACCGAAAAATCTCGATAGAGTGAGAGAGACACTTGGACCAGACACGTATAATATGGTCTTTGCTtcgaaattgtttttgtaattttcatatcaaaatatgtttttttttttcatttcacccGGTCACTTTGAACAGGTAAGATACGACCTTTCAACAACTTAATACACGATCCGATTATGTTCttcaaaacaataacaaacaaaacataaaacttttttaatgttgacactaatattaggtaggtatattaaaatacgctTTAATGTTTTGaacaatgtaggtaggtactacagtTGCAAATCTCCAAGATGTGGTCTTTGTATTCTATGATGCAGACTTGTGGTTTTTTAGAGTTCTAGAGCTTAATTCGGTGTTACATACTCAAACTCTGATGACAGAGCATAAGATGAATCAAATATACAATCTCAAAAGAAATTTCAACTATATATtgactatataataaaacaatacaatcaATGAAGCtcaaactacatttttatttaatagtaaagTATCAATCGAATCACTTACTCCACTTTACCTTaagatactaaaaaatattaaatatcaagccaatattaataaatataaagtattaaaactttaataatatgacTTTATGTACAAATTCAATATGAAAAGAGTTGAGGCATTTGCATTTTTTGGCAATTTTCacgacttataagttataaaaatattaaaaactaaatggtGATGATTTATGGTCCACATTTCCaactattcataaaataataagaatttttatttgtgatttcacttataatttataaacggtATAACAACATTAGTCAGTCTATCCgtatctatttaaatttattattctattacagTTTAAAATGTATCGCAGAATATTAGGCTACAAGAATatttccataaataataattttatacactttttttttacattttttttttttttttatatatatatattttcagatcataataatatatcccaTCCGGTTTAAGATAAATTGAATCCACCAGCCCCttgtttgtaatataattatattatatgaaatagtcGTTAGACCAGTAGTATCAATTggaaactattattaaaatacatatgcatCAGCACTTGttcataatgttttaattatttatttaaaacaacgcgtttattttaaattttttaatattattattaatgtaagtaaaattttgtttatttcagtTCTTTGTTTTACTTCTACtgtcattaataatattcattacctTAATGATAAAACAATAGAAAATCACAAACAAAATTTCCTACACCTACTCTTATAAAGGGACTAACGGCTAACATTATGTGTACAAGTATGTGTATGTGTTCATGTGATAGCTATTCTGGTAATCGGTGCCTATATATAGCACATTATAGatattagtaaaatttattttgtaatataatagtcgTCTAGCTTTGTCTATTTTGCTAGTATACCCATTTATCAACCTATGCAAATGGATCGAAACCAGTCAATATTGATACATCTAGATTAAGGAATCATCGTGTTATGATGGTTCcatgtatattttaaagaaagtGAAATATCTCACAAATTTCCATCTATCTATAGACATTTCAATATCACATCCACACCTTCTACCCATACATATACACACACTTGCATTCGTTGTAATATTAGTTGATGCCGTATTCATAAGCTCATTGGGAATATTGATCCGTCATTGGACAGCTGCAACCGatttactaaatgtttataataaataattttattcaatacttATCTAAGTTTTGGACAATGTAACACGATTGGGTACTAATGTTTGAGCATTATTAGCACAATATGCTATTTTGTTTCAATGACCaccatatacatatttattgaaatattttaaaatgtggttATAATATAGATCCTTAagatccattttttttttatgtgcagGACACAACAGAAATGTAGCCAAAATTGACTGTACTATGTACATTAGTATGTGTAATGTGTtatactgtgtatatatatatgtgtgtgtgtgtgtgtataaatatgTGTAAAGTTATACTAATATGTTGTTACCCAATCGTATTGTtaatattcacaaaaaaaaaatctataaaattacaccaaaatttaaagtaaaaccaaaaactatcaaaatactGAATGCCATTGCAGTTATTATCATTTCATAGGTGTACAACATAAATGTATTCTAGTCTtcataattttagatattaaataacattctATGAAGGCATTTAAAAGTTTATGaagtcttataattatttagaaaaatgcaTTAGTGTTGATAATAATCTATTTGCATTCCTCAACTGGTACTTCGCTCCAACTTCCATCTCCGTGCTTGGTAGCCACTTGTCTGACGAGATCTGCTGATGGTGTCTTGCAGTCGTATGCCCATCCAATTTTGGCAAACAAATCCAAAACCATGGTAGTTGGGTTGGTAAAGTTTCCACCATATTCTTCTGCCCGGTAGTCCCATGGGAATGCGTGGTGATAGTTATGCCAGCCTTCACCAGTAGTCAATATAGCCAAAGCCATGTTCTGGACAGGTCTTATGCGCctacaaaatacatataaaaacatataatattccgTTAGAAATGGTACAACACAATCATGAGCTAAATAAGTTAATTACGTGTCATATGGTTTTGTTCCCCAGAAGTGAGCCAAGCTATTGATTGAAAATGTCATGTTGGTGAAAATCACGAACCGCAATACTCCACTAATTCCGATTGCTTCCATCCAGCTTTCATTCCAACAGAATATAGGTACAAGTACAGGCAATACGaaacaaaaagtaattttgaaaaaccaataatatctatgaaaaaaaaagagagaataaaataattaatcttttCAAGTcgtataagttattaaaatgttaaatatacttTGTGTGAAATTGAACTAAGGGGTTGTTATCTATATCAGTCATATCAATGGTTTTGCTACGACGGAATACTTCTGGGTGTCCACGTTGCATCAACCAACCAATATGAGAGAAGAACAATCCTCGTTTAGCATTATGGGGATCACCATCAGTGTCACTAAATTTATGGTGCAATCTATGGTCATGAACCCAATCTGTTACTCTGTactgtaaaacaaataaaataatataattatatttaacataatatataatatattatattatatattatttaaatacctgtCCAGCAACTGAATAGCAAGCCAGAAGAATGATTTGCAAAGGATATTTGGCTTTGTACGCTCTGTGAGAGTAACATCTGTGCACACCTGCAGTTACGCCAAATTGACCAATGAATCCAACAAGGAGacctaataataaacaaataatattaaatataaaaattggaaTTCAACATAATGAAAAAGTACAGTGACGTAAGAAAATGGTTAGTTAGCATAAGAAAATAAACTACAACAGAACCTATACAACCtgattctatatatattttttttttatttttttttatttttaattattttttttagattgagCTTTATAGTAAATGTTAAGccataaactaaattataataaaattaaaaaaaaaaaaaatcaaatataataatattgcacttACTCCATAAGATAGTAGCCACTTTGACATTCTTCCAGTAAAGTATCGTACAGATAACAGCTAACACGTGCCAAGTGGTTAAATATATAGCTGTGGCCCACAGTATTTCACGTTTTTGTGGAAGTTGTGGCTTCAGAGGTTCTTGCACGTCATCCTTGTTGTTATTTTCGATCAGAGGCTCAGCCGTTTCTTCGGTCTTCGTTCTCATTTGTACTCCCATCTTAATAATGTATGAGATTCAATATAGGacctgaaaaatgaaaaaatacaaaaatattattatgattgtaataACTTTTCATCTGATGTtaaagttacataataatataaataattaattaggtactatttttatCACTCGCAGACGACTAAATACgtaaagattaaataatttgcatatacatatttttcttatttactACATTCTAGACTCTAGCCGTACGTATctatttatttcaacaaaatagtGAAATACGTAGTggtaaatagatattaaatattaattagagttttaataattaataatttgtgatatattttttgtcaaggtgctaattattttgtaaatataatatagtgcaatTATTTGTTTACACTCGTAATATATATAGACCGAACAATATCAGTTAAAAGAAAATGTGTTTTAACATATgtagataggtactataaaaaaaaatgtgatttaatcCTCGTCATCAACAGTTGTTATTTCATGATATAAAGCGCGAACGTCACACGGATAAAGCAGTATAATACTAAATCATCGACACCAATGTTCTAGATTCCATGATCGTTGCACTGTTTTAGTAATGGTTCAATAGagttcattttattataaacaatatttatgaatatattattatgttacagtcGTGTACTCGTGTATAGTCAAATGATGCGTTCAATCAAATGCATAGtcattaatagtttaaaaaaaaaatgttgtgtttgACTAGAAATAAAAGATCAATCATACAACAAAATTACGTCTGTTAAGGCAGctgatgtattaaattaaaaatacttaatgtCACATATTTCGAATCATAAGTAtgattctttgtttttattagtaacaaataagtaataaccataatatatatatatacacctaggtatacgtatttatataatatagagataaaaaataattacttaaagggattccataccgtgatgttctgtttttgtttaacacacgcgtgacataggatttttgacggattctttgccaaacatatcaattgatctaatgaagtgatgagaattctgaaaacaggtttgaattcgtcgtcaagtctacttgaaatcaattttcccaaaattttgatttttggattttagcttctccaaaaattgaaatgcaaaaatgtttaaatactcttttttaatatgacgttttctggaatttgggggatattatcaaaattgtgggaaagtcgatttcaagtagccttgacgacgaattcaaatctgttttcagaattttattcttatcgcttcaatagatcaattggaatgtttggcaaaaaaacacgtctaaaatactatgtcacgcgtgtgttagacaaaaacagaaaatcacggtatcgaatcccctttaTTCAAGTTTTAGtttgattcaattttttataaaaacgattTCTGATGAATCAGATGTTATAAATTTACGACaagaaatattatcataaaaaaattggcgtgaatttataaactttaaaaatgcaCACAAGACACAATATTTAGACGAATAAATGGCGGATAAAATAACATCGTGTTTTTGATACCGAGTTCATACTTACTGAATGCATTAAATTATCTAATCGGACGGACGTTAGCGTCTGCttagataatagatatactGTCGTACTGTCGTTCAGTAAGAGaaatgagaatattattattatgtgctgcCTATTGAAATCCAAAACTTGTCCATCCCCACCAGCACAccggcataatattatgttcctcaCTAGTCACTTCCAGTGGAACGCACTTTTATACGCCTACACGTTTGTTAATAatgcattaattaaaaattttgtttttttactattaaaagaatttaatttaatttatggccAAGGTGCACGACATTTTTTATCATATGAAAAATTAGCTGGATctcatttttttcgaaaaacgcAAAATGTTTTCATACATTACTAAAAGTTAAAACCTCTATAGTtgtgaacgaaaaaaaaaacagaaaaataaaccAGTAAGACGAGTTTATCCGCCGACGAATCAACACGTGTATATTCTCAAACCGTCTCCTATCACGTGTTTTCGATATAACTTTCCGATAACGCGCAAAATCATCGGAACAACAGTAAAATGCttcgtttttatgttttatcaGTCGACCCAcaaccacaataatataataatattatacctaaaagtttttattacatTAGTGTTACAGTACGGGGAGATAAACCATCCGGTAAAATTGAATcatcaaatacaataaaaacaaaaactaaatacaACATAAATCCAACATCGAACTAGaacaatcataaatcataatactatgAATATTATTCACAAGCTACTGCCTCAACAGATCCTCGAGATCTGcaaaaaaatatccataactTGGAAGAAatccaaaatgttttaaatattttaagaaatccGAAAAGAAACAAGCagcattgaattaaattttaactactgCTAGCATTTTCCAAGatgtaattattacatattattgtgtaatgtgtattcctacaaatgatgcaaattatgtattataatttagaatattagatTTGATTTTACTATGTTCAACTAGGTACCGTTAGGCAGTTCAGCATT contains:
- the LOC132951958 gene encoding acyl-CoA Delta(11) desaturase-like is translated as MGVQMRTKTEETAEPLIENNNKDDVQEPLKPQLPQKREILWATAIYLTTWHVLAVICTILYWKNVKVATILWSLLVGFIGQFGVTAGVHRCYSHRAYKAKYPLQIILLACYSVAGQYRVTDWVHDHRLHHKFSDTDGDPHNAKRGLFFSHIGWLMQRGHPEVFRRSKTIDMTDIDNNPLVQFHTKYYWFFKITFCFVLPVLVPIFCWNESWMEAIGISGVLRFVIFTNMTFSINSLAHFWGTKPYDTRIRPVQNMALAILTTGEGWHNYHHAFPWDYRAEEYGGNFTNPTTMVLDLFAKIGWAYDCKTPSADLVRQVATKHGDGSWSEVPVEECK